A section of the Neisseria dumasiana genome encodes:
- a CDS encoding BCCT family transporter, whose protein sequence is MSVHNKPDSTDVRFRYKPAQPRPSYRHLGMFDADKNFQPHGASSTPDTRIDRFTFFGVLIILLCVTLPLIAFPQEGADWVALVKDFVTAKLGIGYLAFGLLAFIFVIYISFSDIGNIKLGKPEDEIEFKTGSWAAMMFCGGIGSGILYWGIIEWAYYYQGPPFGIAPGSPDAVRWASTYGLFHWGPIAWAIYLVPAVAIAYFAHVRNSPVLKVSQSLMPLLGEKFTKSNWGRLIDIFFVFGMIGGGATSLGLASPMITEGLHKLFGLPSDWITSLGVLLVTTCIFAYSAYQGLRGGIQRLSNFNFYLAIAFLIFVLLVGPTVFILNVGLESLGRSLTQMFTMMTWAESFGHFEQHGFKNTGFPKDWTIFYWAWWLVFAPTIGLFIAKISKGRTIRQMTIGSMFYGSLGCAVFFIVLGNYGLYLQLSSAMDVVALLNDKGATATIFAILSTLPMPQISIGVFTLLAVIFTATTFDSISYILASVVQHEVHGEPHRWNRLFWAFTLCILPATLMFIGGLNTLQTASIFAGAPLLVIMSMMMLSVIKAAKYDLYYQPDYSLKTIHIEEIPSNAPWEYGETSQAPEGSVLAQQAVYEEKRHSNDDATS, encoded by the coding sequence TTGTCTGTTCACAACAAACCCGACTCTACCGATGTCCGCTTCCGTTACAAACCGGCACAGCCCCGCCCTTCCTACCGGCATTTGGGCATGTTTGATGCCGATAAAAACTTTCAACCCCACGGCGCATCTTCTACACCCGACACACGGATCGACCGGTTTACTTTTTTCGGCGTCTTGATCATTCTGCTTTGCGTAACCCTGCCTTTAATTGCCTTTCCTCAAGAGGGTGCCGATTGGGTCGCTTTGGTTAAAGATTTTGTTACCGCCAAATTAGGCATCGGTTATTTGGCATTCGGCCTGCTGGCTTTTATCTTTGTTATTTATATTTCTTTTTCCGATATCGGCAACATTAAACTGGGCAAACCCGAAGACGAAATCGAGTTCAAAACCGGCTCTTGGGCAGCCATGATGTTTTGCGGCGGAATCGGTTCGGGCATTCTTTATTGGGGTATCATCGAGTGGGCTTATTACTACCAAGGGCCTCCGTTCGGAATTGCTCCCGGTTCACCCGACGCAGTACGCTGGGCCAGCACCTATGGGCTGTTCCATTGGGGGCCGATAGCTTGGGCGATTTATTTGGTACCCGCCGTAGCCATTGCCTATTTTGCCCATGTGCGCAACTCTCCGGTGTTGAAGGTCAGCCAAAGCTTAATGCCTTTGTTGGGCGAAAAGTTTACGAAAAGCAACTGGGGCCGTTTGATTGATATTTTCTTTGTTTTCGGCATGATAGGCGGCGGAGCAACCTCTCTTGGCCTGGCTTCTCCGATGATTACCGAAGGCTTGCACAAACTGTTCGGCCTGCCGTCTGATTGGATAACCAGCTTGGGCGTACTGCTGGTTACTACCTGTATTTTTGCCTACAGTGCCTATCAGGGCTTGCGCGGCGGTATCCAAAGACTATCTAACTTTAACTTCTACTTGGCCATTGCCTTTCTGATTTTTGTGTTGTTAGTCGGCCCTACGGTGTTTATTTTGAACGTGGGTTTGGAAAGCTTGGGCCGCTCGCTTACCCAGATGTTTACCATGATGACATGGGCGGAATCGTTCGGCCACTTTGAACAGCACGGTTTCAAAAATACCGGTTTTCCGAAAGATTGGACGATTTTCTACTGGGCATGGTGGTTGGTTTTTGCGCCGACTATCGGCCTGTTTATCGCTAAAATTTCCAAAGGACGCACTATCCGCCAAATGACCATCGGCTCAATGTTCTACGGCTCGCTCGGCTGCGCCGTATTCTTTATCGTATTGGGCAACTACGGTCTCTACCTGCAATTGAGCAGTGCGATGGATGTGGTCGCTCTACTTAACGATAAAGGCGCAACCGCCACGATTTTTGCGATTCTATCCACCTTGCCGATGCCGCAAATTTCGATTGGCGTGTTCACTCTGCTGGCGGTAATCTTTACCGCAACCACTTTCGACAGTATTTCTTATATTCTCGCATCTGTTGTGCAACACGAGGTTCACGGCGAACCCCACCGTTGGAACCGGTTGTTTTGGGCATTCACACTGTGCATTTTGCCTGCAACATTGATGTTCATCGGCGGACTGAACACGCTTCAGACGGCCTCCATCTTTGCAGGCGCTCCTTTATTGGTAATCATGAGTATGATGATGTTGTCGGTTATCAAAGCAGCCAAATACGATTTGTATTACCAGCCTGATTATTCGTTGAAAACCATCCACATCGAAGAAATCCCCAGCAATGCACCGTGGGAATACGGAGAAACTTCTCAAGCACCCGAAGGTTCTGTTTTGGCGCAACAAGCCGTTTATGAAGAAAAGCGGCACAGCAACGACGATGCGACATCTTAA
- the sodA gene encoding superoxide dismutase [Mn] — protein sequence MAYVLPELGYAYDALEPHFDEMTMNIHHTKHHQAYVNNANAALESLPEFASLSAEELVSRLKELPADKQTVLRNNAGGHANHSFFWKNLKKGTELKGKLKEAIERDFGSFEAFQAEFEKAAATRFGSGWAWLVLDGGRLKVVSTANQDTPLMGEEIAGCKGYPIIGLDVWEHAYYLKFQNRRPDYVKEYWNVVNWDEAAKRFESQQ from the coding sequence ATGGCTTACGTTCTGCCCGAACTCGGCTACGCTTACGATGCGTTAGAGCCTCATTTCGATGAGATGACCATGAATATCCACCACACCAAGCACCATCAGGCTTATGTAAACAATGCCAATGCCGCTTTGGAGAGCCTGCCCGAATTTGCCTCGTTGAGCGCCGAAGAATTGGTGTCGCGTTTGAAAGAACTGCCTGCCGACAAGCAAACCGTGTTGCGTAACAATGCAGGCGGACATGCAAACCATTCTTTCTTCTGGAAAAACCTTAAAAAAGGTACTGAATTGAAAGGTAAACTCAAAGAAGCCATCGAGCGTGATTTCGGTTCGTTTGAAGCGTTTCAGGCAGAATTTGAAAAAGCGGCGGCTACCCGTTTCGGTTCGGGTTGGGCATGGCTGGTGTTGGACGGAGGCCGTCTGAAAGTGGTTTCTACCGCCAACCAAGATACGCCGCTGATGGGTGAAGAGATTGCCGGTTGCAAAGGCTATCCGATTATCGGCTTGGATGTGTGGGAACACGCTTACTATCTGAAATTCCAAAACCGCCGCCCCGATTATGTGAAAGAGTATTGGAATGTGGTGAACTGGGACGAAGCGGCCAAACGCTTTGAATCCCAACAATAA
- a CDS encoding metallophosphoesterase yields the protein MSYQYRQPLPDTPLDIIGDVHGEIDALQTLLHHLGYRSDGSHPQGRKIVFVGDLCDRGPDSPAVLDWFFQAHDAGNAFTVLGNHELNALVHDPKDGSGWFFPQRYNKDAERYAPWRILPDERKPDLESRLAAQPLILERADLRIVHAAWQPHTFPALEAAAGEPLTEQYRRFDAELRHTLQTASWYPDYLQEQQRYADALEHPQPPPPMPATAQYELNRSRLHPIRALTSGVENIASQPFYAGGRWRFTARCSWWDDYRDDIPVLIGHYWRNRLPQPLSPDRENILPAAGNAWHGARRNVFCLDFSVGARWRDRKAGTPVERSTFHLAAMRWPERVLVFDNGDVVKTV from the coding sequence ATGTCCTATCAATACCGCCAACCCCTCCCCGACACCCCGCTCGACATCATCGGCGACGTTCACGGCGAAATCGACGCCCTGCAAACTTTGCTGCATCATCTCGGCTACCGCAGCGACGGCAGCCACCCGCAAGGCAGAAAAATCGTTTTTGTCGGCGACCTGTGCGACCGCGGCCCCGACAGCCCCGCTGTACTCGACTGGTTTTTTCAGGCACACGATGCCGGCAACGCCTTTACCGTGCTGGGCAACCACGAGCTGAATGCGCTTGTGCACGACCCCAAAGACGGCTCAGGCTGGTTTTTTCCCCAGCGTTACAACAAAGACGCCGAACGTTATGCCCCTTGGCGCATTTTACCCGACGAGCGCAAACCCGATTTGGAAAGCCGCTTGGCCGCCCAACCGTTGATACTCGAGCGCGCCGACCTGCGTATCGTTCATGCCGCTTGGCAACCGCACACTTTCCCTGCCCTCGAAGCAGCCGCCGGTGAACCGCTTACCGAACAATACCGCCGTTTCGATGCCGAACTGCGCCACACACTTCAGACGGCCTCTTGGTATCCCGACTACTTGCAAGAACAACAACGCTACGCCGACGCGCTGGAACATCCCCAGCCTCCTCCGCCGATGCCTGCCACCGCCCAATACGAACTCAACCGCAGCCGCCTGCACCCGATACGCGCACTAACCAGCGGTGTTGAAAATATCGCATCCCAACCGTTCTATGCCGGAGGCCGCTGGCGGTTTACGGCACGTTGCAGCTGGTGGGACGATTACCGCGACGACATTCCCGTGCTTATCGGCCACTACTGGCGAAACCGCTTGCCCCAACCGCTCTCGCCCGACAGGGAAAACATCCTGCCTGCCGCCGGCAACGCATGGCACGGCGCACGGCGCAATGTGTTCTGTCTCGATTTTTCCGTCGGCGCACGCTGGCGCGACCGCAAAGCCGGCACGCCGGTCGAACGCTCCACCTTCCATCTCGCAGCCATGCGCTGGCCGGAGCGGGTATTGGTATTTGACAACGGCGATGTAGTCAAAACAGTGTAA
- a CDS encoding glycine zipper domain-containing protein, with amino-acid sequence MNTVRKSMIAALVTSALVLAPAAQARMTDRTKATIVGAAVGGVIGSAAGNNMESTLIGAAIGGTAGNLYAKRNQKREAAERENRRREVVYRDRHHHHYYYDDDDDDKKRKKYRHHHVSHKKYGKKHGKYKRYERDDDDD; translated from the coding sequence ATGAATACTGTCCGCAAATCCATGATAGCCGCACTGGTTACTTCGGCTTTGGTGCTGGCACCGGCCGCCCAAGCGCGGATGACCGACCGCACTAAAGCTACGATCGTGGGTGCTGCCGTCGGCGGTGTAATCGGAAGTGCCGCAGGCAACAATATGGAAAGCACGTTAATCGGTGCTGCCATCGGCGGTACGGCAGGCAATCTGTATGCCAAGCGCAATCAAAAGCGTGAAGCGGCCGAACGTGAAAACCGCCGCCGTGAGGTGGTTTACCGCGACAGACACCATCATCATTACTATTATGATGACGACGATGATGACAAAAAGCGTAAAAAATACCGTCATCACCACGTCAGCCACAAAAAATACGGCAAAAAGCACGGAAAATACAAACGCTACGAGCGTGATGACGATGATGATTGA
- the accC gene encoding acetyl-CoA carboxylase biotin carboxylase subunit → MLKKVLIANRGEIALRVLRACREMGIATVAVHSEADKDSLHVKLADESVCIGPAPSPQSYLNIPAIIAAAEVTGADAIHPGYGFLAENASFAEQVEQSGFVFIGPRADTIRLMGDKVSAKHAMIEAGVPCVPGSDGALPDDDAEILKIADKVGFPVIIKASGGGGGRGMRVVEKKEDLLKSVEMTKTEAGMAFGNPMVYMERYLQKPRHVEIQVLADEQGNAIYLGERDCSMQRRHQKVIEEAPAPGITEKERKKIGEACVAACKRIGYRGAGTFEFLYEDGEFFFIEMNTRVQVEHPVTELISGVDIVQEQIRVASGLPLQYKQKDIVLEGHAFECRINAEDPYNFIPSPGPIESCHLPGGLGVRVDSHIYQGYRIPPNYDSLIGKICVHGKDREQAMAKMRVALAELAVTGIKTNTPLHRDLFADPGFQAGGVSIHYLEHWLEERKAKQQA, encoded by the coding sequence ATGCTGAAAAAAGTATTGATAGCCAACCGTGGCGAAATCGCGCTCCGTGTATTACGCGCCTGCCGCGAAATGGGCATCGCCACCGTTGCCGTGCATTCCGAAGCCGATAAAGACAGCCTGCATGTCAAACTGGCCGACGAATCGGTGTGCATCGGCCCGGCTCCCTCCCCCCAAAGTTACCTTAACATTCCCGCCATCATCGCCGCTGCCGAAGTAACCGGCGCCGACGCCATCCACCCCGGCTACGGCTTTTTGGCTGAAAACGCCAGCTTTGCCGAGCAGGTAGAACAATCGGGCTTCGTGTTTATCGGCCCCCGCGCCGATACCATCCGCTTGATGGGCGACAAAGTATCTGCAAAGCACGCCATGATCGAAGCGGGCGTGCCCTGCGTGCCCGGTTCCGACGGCGCGCTGCCCGACGATGATGCCGAAATCCTCAAAATCGCCGATAAAGTCGGCTTTCCCGTGATTATCAAAGCATCAGGCGGCGGCGGCGGACGCGGTATGCGTGTGGTCGAGAAAAAAGAAGACCTGCTCAAATCGGTGGAAATGACCAAAACCGAAGCCGGCATGGCATTCGGCAACCCCATGGTTTATATGGAGCGTTATCTGCAAAAACCGCGCCACGTCGAAATTCAGGTCTTAGCCGACGAACAAGGCAACGCCATTTATTTGGGCGAACGCGACTGCTCTATGCAACGCCGCCACCAAAAAGTGATTGAAGAAGCACCTGCTCCCGGCATTACCGAAAAAGAACGCAAGAAAATCGGCGAAGCCTGCGTAGCCGCCTGCAAACGCATCGGCTACCGCGGTGCGGGTACGTTTGAATTTCTGTATGAAGACGGCGAATTCTTCTTTATCGAAATGAATACCCGTGTGCAGGTAGAACATCCGGTTACCGAGCTGATCAGCGGTGTTGACATCGTTCAAGAGCAAATCCGCGTAGCCAGCGGCCTGCCTTTGCAATACAAACAGAAAGACATCGTGCTGGAAGGCCATGCTTTCGAATGCCGTATCAATGCGGAAGACCCGTACAACTTCATTCCCAGCCCCGGCCCGATTGAAAGCTGCCACCTGCCCGGAGGATTGGGCGTGCGGGTGGACAGCCACATTTACCAAGGCTACCGCATTCCGCCCAACTACGACAGCCTGATCGGTAAAATCTGCGTGCACGGCAAAGACCGTGAACAGGCCATGGCAAAAATGCGTGTGGCACTGGCCGAGCTGGCCGTTACCGGCATCAAAACCAATACCCCCCTGCACCGTGATCTGTTTGCCGACCCCGGTTTTCAAGCGGGCGGCGTGAGTATCCACTACTTAGAGCACTGGCTGGAAGAACGTAAAGCCAAACAGCAAGCCTGA
- the accB gene encoding acetyl-CoA carboxylase biotin carboxyl carrier protein, producing MDLRKLKKLIDLVEESGIAEIEVTEGEEKVRITRSTAPQQAIYAAPTAVHHAAPAPAAPAAPAAAPSASPAAPAARDLTNAQKSPMVGTFYRAPSPTSPPFVEVGQTVKAGDTLCIIEAMKLMNEIEAEKSGVVKEILVENGQPVEYGEPLFIIE from the coding sequence ATGGACTTACGCAAACTGAAGAAATTGATTGATCTGGTTGAAGAATCGGGTATCGCCGAAATCGAAGTGACCGAAGGTGAAGAAAAAGTACGCATTACCCGCTCCACCGCTCCCCAGCAAGCCATTTATGCTGCGCCTACCGCCGTTCACCATGCCGCGCCTGCACCTGCCGCCCCCGCGGCACCTGCCGCCGCACCTTCCGCTTCTCCTGCCGCTCCCGCTGCGCGTGATCTGACCAATGCACAAAAATCACCTATGGTCGGCACATTCTACCGCGCACCCAGCCCCACTTCCCCTCCGTTTGTAGAAGTAGGCCAAACCGTTAAGGCCGGCGACACCTTGTGCATTATCGAAGCCATGAAACTGATGAACGAAATCGAAGCCGAAAAATCCGGCGTGGTCAAAGAAATCTTGGTTGAAAACGGCCAGCCTGTCGAATACGGCGAGCCATTGTTTATCATCGAGTAA
- the hpaC gene encoding 4-hydroxyphenylacetate 3-monooxygenase, reductase component → MTENKPDHALQPCFRDAMASCAAGVHVITTDGSAGRYGITMTAVTPVTDAPPTVMICINRRSAIIPILQTNEDLCINVLSAAQQDVAEHFAGITKLSPEERFEYHIWHRGQTGQLQVEGALAHLHGKITAQHDIGTHHVFYVLINEINVHDTTQPALVYFRRNFNQLP, encoded by the coding sequence ATGACAGAAAACAAACCGGACCACGCACTCCAACCCTGCTTCCGAGATGCCATGGCTTCGTGCGCAGCCGGTGTGCATGTCATCACCACCGACGGCAGCGCAGGCCGTTACGGCATTACCATGACCGCCGTTACGCCCGTTACCGACGCGCCGCCCACCGTGATGATCTGCATCAACCGCCGTTCCGCCATTATCCCCATACTTCAAACCAACGAAGATTTGTGTATCAACGTGCTATCGGCTGCCCAGCAGGATGTTGCCGAGCATTTTGCCGGCATCACCAAGCTCTCGCCCGAAGAACGCTTCGAATACCACATTTGGCATCGCGGGCAAACCGGGCAATTGCAGGTGGAAGGCGCGCTTGCCCACCTTCACGGAAAAATTACCGCCCAACACGACATCGGCACACATCATGTTTTTTATGTATTGATTAACGAAATCAACGTGCACGACACCACTCAACCCGCATTGGTTTATTTCCGCAGAAATTTCAATCAATTGCCATAG
- the hpaR gene encoding homoprotocatechuate degradation operon regulator HpaR, with protein MAHSSKHASMNISLIQAREALMTQFRPILHNVGLTDQQWRIIRLLAENGTLDFQDLANQACILRPSLTGILTRLEKAGLLVRLKPSNDHRRVYLKLTAEGEALYDSLGEEVDKCYDRIETVFSREKMLQLQTLLGELSNIGKLLK; from the coding sequence ATGGCTCACTCATCCAAACATGCATCAATGAATATCAGCCTCATACAGGCGCGCGAAGCACTGATGACCCAGTTCCGCCCCATTCTGCACAATGTCGGTTTAACCGACCAACAATGGCGCATTATCCGCCTGCTGGCCGAAAACGGTACGCTCGACTTTCAGGACTTGGCCAATCAAGCCTGCATTCTGCGCCCCAGCCTAACCGGCATTCTCACGCGCCTTGAAAAAGCCGGGCTGTTGGTTCGCCTGAAACCTTCTAACGACCACCGCCGCGTTTATTTGAAGTTAACCGCAGAAGGCGAGGCGTTGTACGATTCGCTCGGCGAAGAAGTCGATAAATGCTACGACCGCATTGAAACCGTTTTTTCAAGGGAAAAAATGCTGCAACTGCAAACCTTGCTCGGCGAACTTTCCAATATAGGCAAACTTCTTAAATAA